Proteins found in one Saccharomyces mikatae IFO 1815 strain IFO1815 genome assembly, chromosome: 5 genomic segment:
- the PTP3 gene encoding tyrosine protein phosphatase PTP3 (similar to Saccharomyces cerevisiae PTP3 (YER075C); ancestral locus Anc_7.264): MRDSIHCPSILSTDRTSILSDTSTLIETDSDSNTYLKHPPSSSYHTNMNSNIYHSPKASSPLVSYKTSSPVLLKRATAPVLPSFKPKEQRYNKPQGCSLITAVELGKIIETLPNEKLLLLDVRPFTEHAKSIITNSIHVCLPSTLLRRKNFTFSKLLDNLTPNEQAVLEHKLAIDNLRIIIYDSTANQTESSVSLPCFGIASKLVEFDSKAKKTVSILMCGFSQFKILFPDHIRTNSINPCCVDSAETEPKSPKTNFINNLHNIAPHMTATTPSSSPQMNLKLKVPDDSRSDHSSFSNSPSPRNILSDSPMSSSSPISALFKFQLPAPQTNINQVFKFSQNEEIMDLETYLSAVNIKEEHERWYNNDSAKESLQNFQFPKNKNPFKKDINKDKLGFQIKYETLHKTYRQQDIDFVIPKWFQHLMTIPKIELVSQFQRLDFLEKRRLNHSVSFRKKENSFIIDKPSSYPEQLTSTASSTIMPPKFPDVNKVQKRSHSQPIFTQYSKYKSMLSLESDSDSESDDIIISSGVELGAKNRYKDIFPYEHSRVILKKGTQSSRGIKHSHSTSDGGILDNYINANYLSLPRFSFEQNPSFSTATTTTRRVRYIATQAPMPSTVHDFYTCILNNGVPLVLSLTNDFENGIEKCYRYWQEGSYNGIHVKLLEKKILKMPTGTTRKNATSKKNNNLFSVNVRGNTNNSNNNNNNKNNNNNKFEYDDDNNDNNDNNNDDDDDDAIFIRKIQLTYHDQEKPYEVLQIQVKNWPDLGTLLNPTSILQAINLKNHIIDTLFARNYYHENQVPTILVHCSAGCGRTGTLCTIDSILSNFEMFEMLQKEFIKFQYPAKLFDPISWTINIFRKQRISMVQNINQFIFIYDCLLFYFKLRLDDIMETEDGNESNKDNISLSVLIKQITELEILETFMSDKLKELPQ; this comes from the coding sequence ATGAGGGACAGTATACATTGCCCGAGTATTTTATCTACTGACCGCACGTCGATACTTTCCGATACTAGCACTTTGATAGAAACGGACTCGGACTCGAATACATATTTGAAACACCCTCCTAGTAGCAGTTACCACACTAACATGAACAGCAACATATACCATAGCCCCAAAGCCAGCAGCCCTTTGGTGAGCTATAAGACATCTTCGCCAGTGTTGCTGAAGAGGGCGACTGCTCCTGTATTGCCGAGTTTCAAACCTAAAGAACAACGATATAACAAGCCACAGGGCTGCTCGCTAATAACTGCTGTGGAGCTAGgtaaaattattgaaactttaccaaatgaaaaattgctATTACTAGACGTCAGGCCGTTTACTGAACACGCCAAATCGATTATCACAAACTCCATTCATGTTTGTCTGCCTTCCACGTTGTTGAGGAGAAAGAATTTTACCTTTTCCAAACTCTTAGACAACTTGACTCCCAACGAGCAAGCTGTGTTAGAACACAAACTGGCCATCGACAACCTTCGCATAATCATTTATGACAGTACCGCAAATCAGACTGAAAGCTCTGTTTCTCTACCTTGTTTTGGCATCGCTTCCAAGCTAGTGGAGTTTGACAGTAAGGCTAAAAAAACCGTGTCTATATTGATGTGTGGCTTTTCTCAATTCAAAATTCTATTTCCAGATCATATAAGGACAAACTCAATTAACCCCTGTTGCGTTGATTCAGCTGAAACTGAACCTAAAAGTCCCAAGACaaacttcatcaataatcTACACAACATAGCGCCTCATATGACGGCAACAacaccatcatcatcgccACAAATGAATCTCAAGTTGAAAGTACCTGATGATAGTAGGTCAGATCATTCAAGTTTTTCGAATTCTCCTTCCCCGCGTAACATTCTATCAGATTCTCCCATGTCTTCATCTTCCCCCATATCTGCCTTGTTCAAGTTCCAACTACCTGCCCCACAAACAAACATAAACCAAGTGTTTAAGTTCTCgcaaaatgaagaaataatgGATCTAGAGACATATTTAAGTGCAGTCAacataaaagaagaacatgAGAGATGGTACAACAACGATTCCGCCAAAGAATCCTTACAGAACTTTCAATTTccgaagaacaaaaatccCTTTAAAAAAGACATTAACAAAGACAAACTAGGGTTCCAAATTAAGTATGAGACCTTGCATAAAACTTATAGGCAACAAGACATTGATTTCGTTATTCCAAAATGGTTTCAACATCTGATGACAATTCCCAAGATCGAATTGGTTTCTCAGTTTCAAAGATTAGATTTTCTGGAGAAGAGACGGTTGAATCATTCTGTGTCTTTTaggaaaaaggaaaattcaTTTATAATTGATAAGCCGTCCTCTTATCCTGAGCAATTGACATCGACTGCCTCTTCAACCATCATGCCCCCAAAGTTTCCTGATGTAAACAAGGTACAGAAGAGATCGCACTCTCAGCCGATATTTACTCAATATAGTAAATATAAATCGATGCTAAGTCTTGAATCGGATTCTGATTCGGAGTCGGATGACATTATAATATCATCTGGTGTCGAACTAGGGGCAAAGAATAGATATAAGGACATTTTTCCCTACGAGCACTCCAGAGTTATTCTCAAGAAGGGTACTCAATCATCAAGAGGTATTAAACATTCTCATTCTACTTCTGATGGTGGCATCCTTGACAATTATATCAACGCAAATTATTTGTCTCTAccaagattttcttttgagcaGAATCCATCATTCTCAACCGCCACAACCACAACAAGAAGAGTACGTTATATAGCCACACAAGCGCCCATGCCCTCCACCGTGCATGATTTTTATACATGCATATTGAATAACGGCGTCCCATTGGTGCTATCATTGACAAACGACTTTGAGAATGGTATAGAGAAATGTTACCGTTATTGGCAAGAAGGTAGTTATAATGGAATTCACGTTAAATTGCtagagaagaagattttaaaGATGCCTACTGGTACTACGAGAAAAAATGCCAcctcaaaaaagaataacaaTTTATTTTCAGTTAACGTACGCGGTAATACTAataacagcaacaacaacaacaacaataaaaataataataacaataaatttgaatatgatgatgataataatgataataatgataataataatgatgatgatgatgatgatgcaATATTCATAAGAAAGATTCAGTTAACTTACCATGACCAAGAGAAGCCTTATGAAGTATTACAGATCCAGGTGAAGAATTGGCCCGACCTGGGCACTTTGCTTAACCCCACCTCAATCTTACAAGCAATCAACTTAAAAAACCATATAATAGATACATTATTTGCCAGAAATTACTATCATGAAAACCAAGTTCCCACTATTCTAGTTCATTGCTCCGCAGGATGTGGAAGAACTGGTACTTTATGCACAATAGATTCCattctttcaaactttGAAATGTTTGAAATGTTGCAGAAAGAATTTATTAAATTCCAATATCCAGCAAAATTATTCGATCCAATTTCATGGACGATCAACATTTTTAGAAAGCAACGAATTTCTATGGTACAGAATATCAACcagtttattttcatctatgattgtttgttattttatttcaaattaCGCCTTGATGATATAATGGAAACGGAGGATGGTAACGAAAGCAACAAGGACAATATATCATTAAGTGTATTGATTAAACAAATCACAGAGTTAGAGATTTTGGAAACGTTTATGAGCGATAAATTGAAAGAGCTGCCACAGTAG